In a genomic window of Passer domesticus isolate bPasDom1 chromosome 3, bPasDom1.hap1, whole genome shotgun sequence:
- the DSTN gene encoding destrin, which produces MASGVQVADEVCRIFYDMKVRKCSTPEEIKKRKKAVIFCLSPDKKCIIVEEGKEILVGDVGVTVTDPFKHFVQMLPEKDCRYALYDASFETKESKKEELMFFLWAPEQAPLKSKMIYASSKDAIKKKFQGIKHECQANGPEDLNRACIAEKLGGSLVVAFEGSPV; this is translated from the exons ATG GCCTCCGGAGTACAAGTGGCCGATGAGGTGTGCCGTATCTTCTACGACATGAAAGTGCGGAAGTGCTCCACGCCGGAGGAAAtcaagaagaggaagaaggctGTCATCTTCTGCCTCAGTCCAGACAAAAAGTGCATTATTGTGGAGGAAGGCAAAGAGATTCTGGTGGGAGATGTCGGAGTGACAGTCACCGACCCTTTCAAGCACTTTGTGCAGATGCTTCCCGAGAAGGATTGCCGCTATGCCTTGTATGATGCAAGCTTCGAGACCAAGGAATCCAAAAAAGAAGAGCTGATGTTTTTCTTGTG GGCACCAGAACAAGCACCTCTCAAAAGTAAGATGATCTACGCAAGCTCCAAGGATGCAATCAAAAAGAAGTTTCAAG GCATAAAGCATGAATGCCAAGCAAATGGGCCAGAGGACCTGAACCGAGCTTGCATTGCTGAGAAGCTAGGAGGCTCCCTAGTCGTAGCTTTTGAAGGAAGTCCCGTGTAG